A stretch of the Esox lucius isolate fEsoLuc1 chromosome 2, fEsoLuc1.pri, whole genome shotgun sequence genome encodes the following:
- the usp47 gene encoding ubiquitin carboxyl-terminal hydrolase 47 isoform X5, with protein MEMVPSEENQLVTLPKEAPLDLSSEMSLTESGFEAGKRNFLQLTDKDGEQPQLASDDLGTADSSGLDDSSHERLMGPLPRDCTVGCSSDYSSPSYSYSSILNKSDTGYVGLVNQAMTCYLNSLLQTLFMTPEFRNALYNWEFEESEEDPVTSIPYQLQRLFVLLQTSKKRAIETTDVTRSFGWDSSEAWQQHDVQELCRVMFDALEQKWKQTEQQQFSSITADLINQLYQGKLKDYVRCLECGYESWRIDTYLDIPLVIRPFGASQAYCSVEEALQAFVQPETLDGANQYFCERCKKKCDARKGLRFLHFPYLLTLQLKRFDFDYTTMHRIKLNDRMSFPEELDMSPFIDVEDEKSPQTESCTDSGAENEGSCHSDQMSNDFSTDDGVDEGICLDSASSTERVLKPKSSLTFELFSVMVHSGSAAGGHYYACIKSFSDGQWYSFNDQHVSKITQEDIRKTYGGSSGNRGYYSSAFASSTNAYMLIYRLKDPSRNAKYLDCDNFPEHIKHLVQREKESEEQEKRQKEIERNTCKIKLFCMHPVKMMMMENKLEVHKDKTLREATEMAYKLMDINGVVPMDCCRLVKYDEFHEYLERSYEGEEDTTMGQLLGGVKSSYMFDLLLETRRPEQVFQPYKPGEVMVKVYVLDLNTETIAPPVSLRAYLNQSVTEFKQLIAQATGLSAETMRVVLERCYNDLRLLYVPNKTLKAEGFFRSNKVFVESSESTDNEVAFTDSLLWKLLDRHANTIRLFVSLPEQSPGIHRTICQKVGCDPEESLENSKGSRKSVDAILEESTEKLKNLTLQQQQGSSTSDSQKSSDSSDFEHIKSPSPSQEPNSVSSVSAVVAVDNRELENRIQAASEGCGAVSGGASSDPETQFTGEERSDSEVNNDRSTSSVDSDILSSSHSSDTLCNADSGPIQLVNGLDSHSITSSRRSKAREGKKETWDTAEEDSGTDSEYDENGRSKTDSQYLYFRSEPYAQDDGSGEGQKCLLVHVDKRITLAAFKQNLEPFVGITSSQFKVFRVYANNQEFESVRLNETLSSFSDDNKITIRLGRALKKGEYRVKVYQLLVNDAEPCKFLVDTVFAKGMTVKQSKEELLPQLRDQCKLDLSVDRFRLRKKTWKNPGTVFLDYHIYEEDINISSNWEVFLEVLDGPEKMKSMSQLAVLTRRWTPAQMKLEPFQEVVLESSTVEELNEKLSEISGIPLENLEFAKGRGTFPCDISVLEIHQDLDWNPKVSTLNVWPLYICDDGAVVFYRDNTEEPMELSEDERNELMKRESSRLLKTGHRVSYSPRKEKALKIYLDGGPAKDPGQD; from the exons ATGGAAATGGTGCCCAGCGAAGAGAACCAGCTCGTAACGTTACCCAAAGAG GCACCACTTGACCTCAGCAGTGAGATGTCCCTCACTGAGTCCGGCTTCGAGGCCGGGAAGAGGAACTTCCTCCAGCTCACAGACAAAGACGGAGAGCAGCCACAGCTTGCATCG GACGACCTGGGGACAGCAGACAGCAGTGGCCTGGATGACAGCTCCCATGAGCGTTTAATGGGCCCACTGCCCAGAGACTGCACGGTGGGTTGCAGCAGCGACTATAGCAGTCCCAGCTACTCCTACTCCTCCATACTCAACAAATCTGACACAG GGTATGTAGGTTTGGTTAACCAGGCCATGACCTGCTATTTGAACAGCCTTCTACAAACACTGTTTATGACTCCAGAGTTCAGAAATGCGCTGTACAA CTGGGAGTTTGAGGAGTCGGAAGAAGACCCAGTCACCAGTATCCCTTACCAGCTACAGAGACTGTTCGTGCTCCTGCAGACCAGTAAGAAGAGGGCAATTGAGACCACCGACGTGACCCGCAGCTTTGGATGGGACAGCAGCGAGG cCTGGCAGCAGCATGACGTTCAGGAGCTGTGCAGGGTCATGTTCGATGCCTTGGAGCAGAAATGGAAGCAGACAGAGCAG CAGCAGTTTTCTTCAATTACG GCTGACTTGATTAACCAGCTGTATCAGGGGAAGCTGAAGGACTATGTGCGCTGTCTGGAGTGTGGCTACGAGAGTTGGAGGATTGACACATACCTGGATATCCCGCTGGTCATCCGACCCTTTGGGGCCAGCCAGGCTTATTGCAGTGTG GAGGAGGCTCTCCAGGCCTTCGTCCAGCCAGAGACTCTGGATGGGGCAAACCAGTACTTCTGTGAGCGCTGCAAGAAAAAATGTGACGCCCGTAAG GGCCTGAGGTTTCTGCACTTTCCCTACTTACTGACCCTGCAGTTAAAACGTTTTGACTTTGACTACACCACTATGCACCGCATCAAACTCAACGATCGCATGTCTTTCCCCGAGGAGCTGGATATGAGTCCTTTCATTGATGTGGAGGATGAG AAATCTCCTCAGACTGAGAGCTGCACTGACAGCGGGGCAGAGAATGAGGGTAGTTGCCACAGTGACCAGATGAGCAACGACTTCTCGACAGACGACGGTGTGGATGAGGGCATCTGTCTGGACAGTGCCAGCAGTACTGAGAGGGTTCTGAAGCCAAAG AGTTCCTTGACCTTTGAGCTCTTCTCGGTCATGGTCCATTCGGGCAGCGCTGCGGGTGGCCATTACTACGCCTGTATCAAATCTTTCAGCGATGGCCAGTGGTACAGTTTCAACGACCAGCACGTCAGCAAG ATCACCCAGGAAGACATCAGGAAGACATATGGGGGGTCCTCAGGGAACAGAGGCTATTACTCCAGTGCCTTTGCCAG CTCTACAAATGCTTATATGCTGATTTATAGGTTGAAAGACCCTTCAAGGAATGCAA AGTATCTGGATTGTGACAACTTCCCTGAGCACATCAAGCACCTGGTCCAGAGGGAAAAGGAATCTGAGGAGCAGGAGAAAAGACAAAAGGAGATTGAACGTAATACCTGCAAG ATCAAGCTTTTCTGTATGCATCCcgtgaagatgatgatgatggagaacaAGCTTGAAGTGCACAAGGACAAGACACTCCGAGAGGCAACAGAGATGGCTTACAAG CTCATGGACATAAATGGAGTGGTCCCAATGGACTGCTGCCGTTTGGTTAAGTACGATGAGTTCCACGAGTACCTGGAGCGCTCATATGAGGGTGAGGAGGACACCACCATGGGGCAGCTGCTGGGGGGGGTCAAATCCTCTTACATGTTTGACCTGCTGCTGGAGACCCGCAGGCCGGAACAAGTCTTCCAGCCATATAAGCCCGGAG AGGTGATGGTAAAGGTTTACGTGTTGGATCTGAACACTGAGACCATTGCCCCTCCTGTCAGCCTCAGGGCCTACCTGAACCAGTCGGTCACTGAGTTCAAGCAGCTTATTGCACAG GCCACAGGGCTCTCGGCAGAAACCATGCGTGTTGTCCTGGAGCGCTGCTACAATGACCTTCGGCTTCTCTACGTGCCCAACAAGACACTGAAAGCAGAGGGTTTCTTCAGGAGCAACAAG GTTTTTGTTGAAAGCTCTGAATCCACAGATAACGAAGTTGCTTTCACTGATTCTCTCTTATGGAAACTGCTGGATCGTCATGCAAACACAATCCGCCTGTTTGTCTCGTTGCCTGAACAGTCCCCTGGCATCCACAGAACTATTTGCCAAAAAGTAGGCTGTGACCCAGAGGAGTCCTTGGAGAATTCAAAGGGCAGCAGAAAGTCTGTAGACGCCATTTTGGAGGAGAGCACAGAGAAGCTGAAGAATCTAACCCTCCAGCAGCAGCAGGGCTCCAGCACCAGTGATAGCCAGAAGAGCTCAGACAGCAGTGACTTTGAGCACATCAAGTCCCCTTCCCCCTCTCAGGAGCCCAACTCTGTTTCCTCTGTATCTGCCGTAGTTGCAGTTGACAACCGCGAGCTGGAGAACCGGATCCAGGCGGCCAGTGAAGGGTGTGGCGCTGTGAGCGGTGGGGCCTCCTCTGACCCGGAGACCCAGTTCACTGGAGAGGAGCGCTCTGACTCTGAGGTGAACAACGACCGGAGCACCAGCTCGGTGGACAGTGACATCCTGAGCTCCAGCCACAGCAGTGACACGCTGTGCAACGCCGACAGTGGCCCTATCCAATTGGTCAACGGCCTGGACTctcacagcatcaccagcagtcGCCGCTCCAAGGCCCGCGAGGGAAAAAAGGAGACATGGGACACCGCTGAGGAGGACAGCGGCACAGACAGCGAGTACGACGAGAACGGGAGGAGCAAAACTGACTCCCAGTACCTCTATTTCAGATCAGAACCATATGCGCAGGATGATGGCTCTGGTGAAGGCCAGAAAT GTCTGCTGGTCCACGTGGATAAAAGGATAACTCTAGCAGCATTCAAACAGAACCTTGAGCCCTTCGTGGGCATCACCTCTTCCCAGTTCAAGGTGTTCCGTGTCTATGCCAACAACCAGGAGTTTGAGAGTGTACGGCTCAACGaaaccctctcctccttctctgaTGACAACAAG ATTACCATTCGATTAGGCAGAGCACTGAAGAAGGGTGAATATCGGGTGAAAGTGTACCAGCTACTGGTGAATGATGCAGAG cCCTGTAAGTTCCTGGTGGACACAGTGTTTGCCAAGGGTATGACTGTGAAACAGTCTAAAGAAGAGCTGTTGCCTCAGTTGAGAGACCAATGCAAGCTGGACCTCAGTGTTGACCG gtTCCGCCTGAGGAAGAAGACGTGGAAGAATCCCGGGACAGTGTTCCTGGATTACCACATTTACGAGGAGGACATCAACATCTCCAGCAACTGGGAGGTCTTCCTGGAAGTCCTAGATG GTCCGGAGAAGATGAAGTCCATGTCTCAGCTTGCCGTGCTGACGCGTCGCTGGACTCCTGCTCAGATGAAATTGGAGCCCTTCCAGGAAGTTGTTCTAGAGAGCAGCACTGTGGAGGAACTCAATGAaaag CTCAGTGAAATAAGTGGCATTCCTCTTGAAAACCTGGAGTTTGCCAAG GGACGTGGAACGTTTCCttgtgatatttcagttttggaGATCCACCAAGATCTTGACTGGAACCCCAAAGTGTCTACTCTGAATGTGTGGCCTCTGTACATCTGTGATGATGGTGCTGTGGTCTTCTACAG GGACAACACAGAGGAGCCCATGGAACTGTCTGAAGATGAGCGCAATGAGCTGATGAAAAGGGAGAGCAGCCGCCTGCTGAAGACAGGCCATCGGGTCAGTTACTCACCACGCAAGGAGAAGGCCCTTAAGATCTACCTGGATGGGGGCCCAGCCAAGGACCCAGGGCAGGACTGA
- the usp47 gene encoding ubiquitin carboxyl-terminal hydrolase 47 isoform X1, with protein sequence MEMVPSEENQLVTLPKEGVCCLLQTENAAEEPRVLCIVQDTTNAKTVNERLTLNLPASTTLSKLFNEVAHKAGYVSGTFDLAWGKTTDVAPLDLSSEMSLTESGFEAGKRNFLQLTDKDGEQPQLASDDLGTADSSGLDDSSHERLMGPLPRDCTVGCSSDYSSPSYSYSSILNKSDTGYVGLVNQAMTCYLNSLLQTLFMTPEFRNALYNWEFEESEEDPVTSIPYQLQRLFVLLQTSKKRAIETTDVTRSFGWDSSEAWQQHDVQELCRVMFDALEQKWKQTEQQQFSSITADLINQLYQGKLKDYVRCLECGYESWRIDTYLDIPLVIRPFGASQAYCSVEEALQAFVQPETLDGANQYFCERCKKKCDARKGLRFLHFPYLLTLQLKRFDFDYTTMHRIKLNDRMSFPEELDMSPFIDVEDEKSPQTESCTDSGAENEGSCHSDQMSNDFSTDDGVDEGICLDSASSTERVLKPKSSLTFELFSVMVHSGSAAGGHYYACIKSFSDGQWYSFNDQHVSKITQEDIRKTYGGSSGNRGYYSSAFASSTNAYMLIYRLKDPSRNAKYLDCDNFPEHIKHLVQREKESEEQEKRQKEIERNTCKIKLFCMHPVKMMMMENKLEVHKDKTLREATEMAYKLMDINGVVPMDCCRLVKYDEFHEYLERSYEGEEDTTMGQLLGGVKSSYMFDLLLETRRPEQVFQPYKPGEVMVKVYVLDLNTETIAPPVSLRAYLNQSVTEFKQLIAQATGLSAETMRVVLERCYNDLRLLYVPNKTLKAEGFFRSNKVFVESSESTDNEVAFTDSLLWKLLDRHANTIRLFVSLPEQSPGIHRTICQKVGCDPEESLENSKGSRKSVDAILEESTEKLKNLTLQQQQGSSTSDSQKSSDSSDFEHIKSPSPSQEPNSVSSVSAVVAVDNRELENRIQAASEGCGAVSGGASSDPETQFTGEERSDSEVNNDRSTSSVDSDILSSSHSSDTLCNADSGPIQLVNGLDSHSITSSRRSKAREGKKETWDTAEEDSGTDSEYDENGRSKTDSQYLYFRSEPYAQDDGSGEGQKCLLVHVDKRITLAAFKQNLEPFVGITSSQFKVFRVYANNQEFESVRLNETLSSFSDDNKITIRLGRALKKGEYRVKVYQLLVNDAEPCKFLVDTVFAKGMTVKQSKEELLPQLRDQCKLDLSVDRFRLRKKTWKNPGTVFLDYHIYEEDINISSNWEVFLEVLDGPEKMKSMSQLAVLTRRWTPAQMKLEPFQEVVLESSTVEELNEKLSEISGIPLENLEFAKGRGTFPCDISVLEIHQDLDWNPKVSTLNVWPLYICDDGAVVFYRDNTEEPMELSEDERNELMKRESSRLLKTGHRVSYSPRKEKALKIYLDGGPAKDPGQD encoded by the exons ATGGAAATGGTGCCCAGCGAAGAGAACCAGCTCGTAACGTTACCCAAAGAG GGTGTGTGCTGTCTCTTGCAGACAGAGAATGCAGCGGAAGAGCCCAGGGTGCTGTGCATAGTCCAGGACACAACCAATGCTAAGACGGTCAACGAGAGGCTCACCCTCAACCTACCAGCTTCCACCACCCTTTCCAAACTCTTTAACGAGGTTGCCCACAAAGCCGGCTATGTCAGTGGCACCTTTGACCTGGCATGGGGCAAGACCACAGACGTG GCACCACTTGACCTCAGCAGTGAGATGTCCCTCACTGAGTCCGGCTTCGAGGCCGGGAAGAGGAACTTCCTCCAGCTCACAGACAAAGACGGAGAGCAGCCACAGCTTGCATCG GACGACCTGGGGACAGCAGACAGCAGTGGCCTGGATGACAGCTCCCATGAGCGTTTAATGGGCCCACTGCCCAGAGACTGCACGGTGGGTTGCAGCAGCGACTATAGCAGTCCCAGCTACTCCTACTCCTCCATACTCAACAAATCTGACACAG GGTATGTAGGTTTGGTTAACCAGGCCATGACCTGCTATTTGAACAGCCTTCTACAAACACTGTTTATGACTCCAGAGTTCAGAAATGCGCTGTACAA CTGGGAGTTTGAGGAGTCGGAAGAAGACCCAGTCACCAGTATCCCTTACCAGCTACAGAGACTGTTCGTGCTCCTGCAGACCAGTAAGAAGAGGGCAATTGAGACCACCGACGTGACCCGCAGCTTTGGATGGGACAGCAGCGAGG cCTGGCAGCAGCATGACGTTCAGGAGCTGTGCAGGGTCATGTTCGATGCCTTGGAGCAGAAATGGAAGCAGACAGAGCAG CAGCAGTTTTCTTCAATTACG GCTGACTTGATTAACCAGCTGTATCAGGGGAAGCTGAAGGACTATGTGCGCTGTCTGGAGTGTGGCTACGAGAGTTGGAGGATTGACACATACCTGGATATCCCGCTGGTCATCCGACCCTTTGGGGCCAGCCAGGCTTATTGCAGTGTG GAGGAGGCTCTCCAGGCCTTCGTCCAGCCAGAGACTCTGGATGGGGCAAACCAGTACTTCTGTGAGCGCTGCAAGAAAAAATGTGACGCCCGTAAG GGCCTGAGGTTTCTGCACTTTCCCTACTTACTGACCCTGCAGTTAAAACGTTTTGACTTTGACTACACCACTATGCACCGCATCAAACTCAACGATCGCATGTCTTTCCCCGAGGAGCTGGATATGAGTCCTTTCATTGATGTGGAGGATGAG AAATCTCCTCAGACTGAGAGCTGCACTGACAGCGGGGCAGAGAATGAGGGTAGTTGCCACAGTGACCAGATGAGCAACGACTTCTCGACAGACGACGGTGTGGATGAGGGCATCTGTCTGGACAGTGCCAGCAGTACTGAGAGGGTTCTGAAGCCAAAG AGTTCCTTGACCTTTGAGCTCTTCTCGGTCATGGTCCATTCGGGCAGCGCTGCGGGTGGCCATTACTACGCCTGTATCAAATCTTTCAGCGATGGCCAGTGGTACAGTTTCAACGACCAGCACGTCAGCAAG ATCACCCAGGAAGACATCAGGAAGACATATGGGGGGTCCTCAGGGAACAGAGGCTATTACTCCAGTGCCTTTGCCAG CTCTACAAATGCTTATATGCTGATTTATAGGTTGAAAGACCCTTCAAGGAATGCAA AGTATCTGGATTGTGACAACTTCCCTGAGCACATCAAGCACCTGGTCCAGAGGGAAAAGGAATCTGAGGAGCAGGAGAAAAGACAAAAGGAGATTGAACGTAATACCTGCAAG ATCAAGCTTTTCTGTATGCATCCcgtgaagatgatgatgatggagaacaAGCTTGAAGTGCACAAGGACAAGACACTCCGAGAGGCAACAGAGATGGCTTACAAG CTCATGGACATAAATGGAGTGGTCCCAATGGACTGCTGCCGTTTGGTTAAGTACGATGAGTTCCACGAGTACCTGGAGCGCTCATATGAGGGTGAGGAGGACACCACCATGGGGCAGCTGCTGGGGGGGGTCAAATCCTCTTACATGTTTGACCTGCTGCTGGAGACCCGCAGGCCGGAACAAGTCTTCCAGCCATATAAGCCCGGAG AGGTGATGGTAAAGGTTTACGTGTTGGATCTGAACACTGAGACCATTGCCCCTCCTGTCAGCCTCAGGGCCTACCTGAACCAGTCGGTCACTGAGTTCAAGCAGCTTATTGCACAG GCCACAGGGCTCTCGGCAGAAACCATGCGTGTTGTCCTGGAGCGCTGCTACAATGACCTTCGGCTTCTCTACGTGCCCAACAAGACACTGAAAGCAGAGGGTTTCTTCAGGAGCAACAAG GTTTTTGTTGAAAGCTCTGAATCCACAGATAACGAAGTTGCTTTCACTGATTCTCTCTTATGGAAACTGCTGGATCGTCATGCAAACACAATCCGCCTGTTTGTCTCGTTGCCTGAACAGTCCCCTGGCATCCACAGAACTATTTGCCAAAAAGTAGGCTGTGACCCAGAGGAGTCCTTGGAGAATTCAAAGGGCAGCAGAAAGTCTGTAGACGCCATTTTGGAGGAGAGCACAGAGAAGCTGAAGAATCTAACCCTCCAGCAGCAGCAGGGCTCCAGCACCAGTGATAGCCAGAAGAGCTCAGACAGCAGTGACTTTGAGCACATCAAGTCCCCTTCCCCCTCTCAGGAGCCCAACTCTGTTTCCTCTGTATCTGCCGTAGTTGCAGTTGACAACCGCGAGCTGGAGAACCGGATCCAGGCGGCCAGTGAAGGGTGTGGCGCTGTGAGCGGTGGGGCCTCCTCTGACCCGGAGACCCAGTTCACTGGAGAGGAGCGCTCTGACTCTGAGGTGAACAACGACCGGAGCACCAGCTCGGTGGACAGTGACATCCTGAGCTCCAGCCACAGCAGTGACACGCTGTGCAACGCCGACAGTGGCCCTATCCAATTGGTCAACGGCCTGGACTctcacagcatcaccagcagtcGCCGCTCCAAGGCCCGCGAGGGAAAAAAGGAGACATGGGACACCGCTGAGGAGGACAGCGGCACAGACAGCGAGTACGACGAGAACGGGAGGAGCAAAACTGACTCCCAGTACCTCTATTTCAGATCAGAACCATATGCGCAGGATGATGGCTCTGGTGAAGGCCAGAAAT GTCTGCTGGTCCACGTGGATAAAAGGATAACTCTAGCAGCATTCAAACAGAACCTTGAGCCCTTCGTGGGCATCACCTCTTCCCAGTTCAAGGTGTTCCGTGTCTATGCCAACAACCAGGAGTTTGAGAGTGTACGGCTCAACGaaaccctctcctccttctctgaTGACAACAAG ATTACCATTCGATTAGGCAGAGCACTGAAGAAGGGTGAATATCGGGTGAAAGTGTACCAGCTACTGGTGAATGATGCAGAG cCCTGTAAGTTCCTGGTGGACACAGTGTTTGCCAAGGGTATGACTGTGAAACAGTCTAAAGAAGAGCTGTTGCCTCAGTTGAGAGACCAATGCAAGCTGGACCTCAGTGTTGACCG gtTCCGCCTGAGGAAGAAGACGTGGAAGAATCCCGGGACAGTGTTCCTGGATTACCACATTTACGAGGAGGACATCAACATCTCCAGCAACTGGGAGGTCTTCCTGGAAGTCCTAGATG GTCCGGAGAAGATGAAGTCCATGTCTCAGCTTGCCGTGCTGACGCGTCGCTGGACTCCTGCTCAGATGAAATTGGAGCCCTTCCAGGAAGTTGTTCTAGAGAGCAGCACTGTGGAGGAACTCAATGAaaag CTCAGTGAAATAAGTGGCATTCCTCTTGAAAACCTGGAGTTTGCCAAG GGACGTGGAACGTTTCCttgtgatatttcagttttggaGATCCACCAAGATCTTGACTGGAACCCCAAAGTGTCTACTCTGAATGTGTGGCCTCTGTACATCTGTGATGATGGTGCTGTGGTCTTCTACAG GGACAACACAGAGGAGCCCATGGAACTGTCTGAAGATGAGCGCAATGAGCTGATGAAAAGGGAGAGCAGCCGCCTGCTGAAGACAGGCCATCGGGTCAGTTACTCACCACGCAAGGAGAAGGCCCTTAAGATCTACCTGGATGGGGGCCCAGCCAAGGACCCAGGGCAGGACTGA